The Cohnella abietis genome has a segment encoding these proteins:
- a CDS encoding ABC transporter ATP-binding protein, translating into MSRKFVYQDDELIEKPFNWKQIGRLFAYVKPYKTAFSKVVFVMTVFGMLSRLAIPFLMGVAIDRAISPKHGNSSLSLLYIIVGAMLLMYGMRWWAQRYTIQKTNEIGQKVIFDLRAALFRHIQSLSFRFFDKRPAGSVLVRVTNDVNSLQDMFTNGVINSAIDIVQLLGITVILLFLSPKLGLAIMITVPIMFLVSSALRKKIRMAWQVVRIKQSRINSHLNESIQGIRVTQAFAQEKENIGYFEKMNKGSIQSWNIASALNQLFGPVIEITSAVGTLILLLYGTYLIQSEAITVGILIAFITYVGSFWEPINRLGNMYSQLLISMSSAERIFEFMDEKPAVPEKENATILPEIHGDVRLENVSFGYEADRPALRGINLDIKAGLSVALVGHTGSGKSTIVNLLCRFYDTVEGRVLLDGIDVRDVTIESLRSQIGIVLQDTFIFSGTIRDNIRYGRPGATDAEIEATARSVRAHDFIMDLPNGYDTEVEERGNALSVGQRQLLSFARALLANPRILVLDEATASIDTETELRIQEALATLLKGRTSFIVAHRLSTIRHADRIVVLDHGEIVDQGNHDELMKRQGHYRNLVDAQYRFLSA; encoded by the coding sequence ATGAGTCGCAAGTTCGTATACCAGGACGATGAATTAATCGAAAAGCCGTTTAACTGGAAGCAGATCGGTAGACTTTTCGCTTATGTTAAGCCTTATAAAACAGCGTTTAGTAAAGTTGTTTTCGTCATGACCGTGTTTGGGATGTTATCTAGGCTTGCCATTCCTTTTCTAATGGGTGTGGCTATCGATCGAGCCATTAGTCCGAAGCATGGAAACAGTAGCCTTTCCTTGTTATATATAATAGTTGGCGCAATGCTCCTCATGTATGGTATGAGGTGGTGGGCACAAAGGTACACGATTCAGAAGACGAACGAAATTGGACAAAAGGTTATTTTTGATCTTAGGGCGGCTTTATTCCGTCACATACAGTCACTTTCATTCCGATTTTTCGATAAGCGTCCAGCGGGCTCTGTGCTAGTAAGGGTAACGAACGACGTTAACTCGCTACAGGACATGTTCACCAACGGAGTAATCAACTCAGCGATCGATATCGTACAATTACTGGGGATTACCGTTATTCTTCTTTTCTTGTCACCCAAGCTGGGTCTAGCTATTATGATCACTGTTCCGATTATGTTTCTTGTTTCATCGGCGCTTCGCAAAAAAATCCGTATGGCCTGGCAGGTTGTTCGGATTAAGCAATCTCGAATTAACTCCCATTTGAATGAGAGCATTCAGGGGATTCGGGTCACACAAGCGTTCGCACAGGAAAAAGAAAATATTGGTTATTTCGAAAAAATGAATAAAGGCAGCATTCAGTCATGGAACATTGCTTCTGCCCTTAATCAATTGTTCGGACCTGTTATCGAGATTACCTCTGCGGTCGGAACCCTTATATTACTGCTCTATGGAACTTATCTAATCCAGTCCGAAGCAATAACAGTAGGTATTCTTATCGCCTTTATCACTTATGTAGGAAGCTTCTGGGAGCCTATTAATAGGCTCGGAAACATGTATTCTCAATTGCTTATCTCGATGTCCTCAGCCGAACGAATTTTTGAATTCATGGATGAGAAGCCGGCAGTACCTGAGAAGGAAAATGCGACTATCCTCCCAGAAATTCATGGTGATGTTCGACTTGAGAATGTGAGCTTCGGTTATGAAGCTGATCGACCTGCTCTTCGTGGTATCAATCTCGATATTAAAGCGGGCCTATCTGTCGCGCTAGTTGGACACACCGGATCAGGGAAGAGTACGATAGTTAATTTACTTTGCAGGTTTTACGATACGGTCGAGGGTCGTGTGCTGCTAGATGGAATTGACGTACGCGACGTTACCATTGAAAGCCTTCGCTCCCAAATCGGAATTGTGCTGCAGGACACCTTTATCTTCTCAGGAACGATTAGGGACAATATCCGTTATGGCAGACCAGGCGCGACTGATGCGGAAATAGAGGCAACTGCGCGATCTGTCAGAGCTCATGATTTTATAATGGATTTGCCTAATGGCTATGATACAGAGGTAGAGGAGAGAGGGAATGCTCTCTCTGTGGGGCAGCGTCAGCTGTTATCCTTCGCTAGGGCGCTGCTTGCCAACCCGCGTATTCTCGTGCTGGATGAAGCAACTGCGAGCATCGACACAGAGACAGAGCTGCGAATACAAGAGGCACTTGCTACATTGCTTAAAGGCCGGACTTCCTTTATTGTAGCCCATCGTTTATCTACAATCCGACATGCTGATCGTATTGTCGTACTGGATCACGGAGAAATTGTTGATCAAGGTAATCATGATGAATTAATGAAGCGTCAAGGTCATTATCGGAATTTGGTTGATGCGCAATATCGGTTTTTATCTGCATAA
- a CDS encoding group II intron maturase-specific domain-containing protein produces MKKMKEKVKEVTEPRNRLFWTMNRMVDELNPKIQGWRNYYAMDTFADLFLNKIDWYILKRLTLFWNKKRNRRKKHSHSRIAGIVAQHSGLKKLVG; encoded by the coding sequence ATGAAGAAAATGAAAGAGAAGGTAAAGGAAGTCACTGAGCCGCGTAACCGACTATTTTGGACAATGAACAGAATGGTTGACGAACTCAATCCGAAAATACAGGGTTGGAGGAACTACTACGCTATGGATACCTTTGCTGATCTGTTTCTAAATAAAATCGACTGGTATATTCTAAAAAGATTGACATTGTTTTGGAATAAGAAACGCAATCGTCGTAAGAAGCATAGTCATTCCAGAATAGCGGGCATTGTTGCCCAGCACTCTGGACTAAAGAAACTCGTTGGATAG
- a CDS encoding ABC transporter ATP-binding protein, whose amino-acid sequence MDIFRALKSYYWQDKGLLLGSVLGLAIATALGLVYPLLLKTLIDDMIIPEEFSGVLKLSLVAVGIIVVKAGFQYVHGFSGGRLGNRLAYRLRNACYEKLQQLSFSYYDTAKTGDLMSRLTADIEGIRMFIGFGFAQLLNTAFLLVFGFSMMFYIDWTITLITIAIVPVLAVIAIKFEQNIHPVFRAIRSAVGRLTVRVQENVTGVRTVKSFAREHFEIKKFVKENEEYRDNHLELANVWAKYFPVIELIANLSLASLLLVGGWRVINGVLSLGDLVALTGMLGLIIAPLWTLGFQINAYTQSKASGERLLELLNQPISVKNVADSLVLDEEAVKGNIRYDDVSFRFSNRDDLPSALLGFNLDAPAGSVIGFLGGTGSGKSTAVGLLMRSYDVGEGSLTLDGVDVRHIELASLRRQIAIVFQESFLFSTTIKENISYGCPDASMEEIVEAARLAQADGFISELPLGYDTIVGERGMGLSGGQKQRIAIARALLSKPKILILDDATSALDMETEHEIQTAIRKVMAGRSVFMIAHRISTLRNSDEIIVLDRGHTIQRGKHDKLIKQPGLYRETYRIQYADRPEELDQPPVRSDRNSSAESRVTG is encoded by the coding sequence TTGGATATTTTTCGGGCATTGAAATCGTATTATTGGCAAGACAAAGGCCTTCTCTTGGGCTCCGTGCTCGGCTTGGCTATTGCCACCGCGCTCGGCTTAGTGTACCCGCTGCTTCTTAAGACGCTAATCGACGATATGATTATTCCAGAAGAATTTTCAGGCGTACTTAAGCTGTCGTTAGTAGCTGTTGGCATTATTGTTGTGAAGGCTGGTTTTCAGTATGTACATGGCTTTAGCGGGGGGCGTTTGGGAAATCGTCTTGCTTATCGATTAAGGAATGCCTGCTACGAGAAGCTGCAGCAATTGTCCTTTTCGTATTACGACACAGCAAAAACGGGAGACCTAATGTCACGGCTAACAGCGGATATCGAAGGAATTCGGATGTTCATCGGCTTTGGATTTGCGCAATTGCTTAATACTGCATTTCTATTAGTGTTCGGCTTCTCGATGATGTTCTACATTGATTGGACGATAACGCTGATTACAATAGCCATTGTCCCCGTGCTAGCAGTCATCGCAATTAAATTTGAGCAAAACATTCATCCCGTGTTTCGTGCCATTCGCTCTGCGGTTGGAAGACTGACAGTAAGAGTGCAAGAGAATGTTACAGGTGTAAGAACGGTTAAGTCATTTGCTAGAGAGCATTTCGAAATCAAGAAATTTGTTAAAGAAAACGAGGAATACCGCGACAATCATCTTGAGCTAGCCAATGTATGGGCAAAATATTTTCCGGTTATCGAGCTTATTGCAAACCTGAGTCTTGCTTCCTTGTTACTAGTAGGTGGATGGCGTGTCATTAATGGTGTGTTGTCCTTGGGAGATTTGGTTGCGCTTACGGGTATGCTCGGTTTAATCATTGCTCCTCTATGGACACTTGGATTCCAGATTAATGCGTACACACAATCGAAAGCTTCAGGGGAACGTTTACTTGAGCTGCTTAATCAACCGATTTCGGTGAAAAATGTTGCCGATAGCCTTGTACTGGACGAGGAAGCCGTGAAAGGAAACATTCGTTACGATGATGTTAGCTTTCGCTTTTCCAACAGGGACGATTTGCCCTCCGCATTGCTTGGTTTTAATCTAGATGCTCCTGCAGGCTCGGTAATTGGCTTCCTGGGGGGCACTGGCTCTGGAAAATCAACAGCTGTCGGCTTACTGATGCGCTCCTACGATGTGGGAGAAGGCTCGCTTACGCTTGATGGGGTTGATGTGCGTCACATTGAGCTAGCAAGCTTACGACGTCAAATCGCCATTGTCTTCCAGGAATCATTCCTGTTCTCAACAACGATTAAAGAAAATATTAGTTATGGCTGTCCTGATGCAAGCATGGAGGAAATCGTTGAGGCTGCTCGTTTAGCACAGGCAGATGGGTTCATCAGCGAGCTTCCACTCGGCTACGATACGATAGTAGGAGAGCGTGGTATGGGGTTATCTGGCGGTCAGAAGCAACGTATTGCCATCGCACGTGCATTGCTTAGCAAGCCGAAGATCCTAATTTTAGACGATGCAACCAGCGCGTTAGATATGGAGACGGAGCATGAGATTCAAACAGCGATTCGGAAGGTCATGGCCGGCAGAAGCGTGTTCATGATTGCTCATCGCATCTCAACCTTACGTAATTCAGATGAAATTATTGTTCTGGACAGAGGTCATACGATTCAGCGTGGAAAACACGATAAACTCATAAAGCAGCCTGGGCTTTATAGAGAAACCTATCGCATTCAATATGCCGATCGACCAGAGGAATTGGATCAACCTCCGGTACGTTCCGATAGGAATAGCTCAGCAGAGAGTCGGGTGACGGGATGA
- the ltrA gene encoding group II intron reverse transcriptase/maturase translates to MNAVKPANYAKVKAQELQNKLYLAAKENPKRRFHALYDKIYREDILWEAWRRVKGNKGSGGVDGMTIDQIVKVHGEEQFVEEIRRQLTTGVYHPLPARRKEIPKQDGKLRPLGIPAVVDRVAQMATKLVIEPIFETDFKECSYGFRPKRDAKGAIRHIRRAVKKGVYWVVDIDIAGYFDNIPHEKLMKLVEQRISDRRILKLIRKWLKAGFVKDDQFYETDLGSPQGGVISPLLANIYLNYLDTIWENKFTELGTLVRYADDLVILCKTKEEALKSIDVLKAVFGKTRTTDEYVQVQTY, encoded by the coding sequence GTGAATGCAGTCAAACCTGCTAACTACGCCAAAGTAAAAGCTCAAGAACTTCAAAACAAGCTATATCTTGCCGCCAAGGAAAATCCGAAAAGAAGGTTTCATGCCCTCTACGACAAAATTTATCGGGAAGATATCCTGTGGGAAGCTTGGAGACGAGTAAAAGGCAACAAGGGCAGTGGAGGTGTCGATGGAATGACCATCGACCAAATCGTAAAGGTGCATGGGGAAGAACAGTTCGTCGAAGAAATTCGCAGACAATTAACTACAGGTGTATATCATCCGCTACCGGCAAGGAGGAAAGAGATACCTAAGCAGGACGGAAAGCTTCGTCCGCTCGGTATTCCTGCTGTCGTCGACCGCGTTGCGCAAATGGCAACGAAACTTGTAATTGAGCCAATCTTTGAGACGGACTTCAAGGAATGCTCTTATGGATTCCGCCCAAAACGAGATGCCAAAGGAGCAATCCGCCACATTCGACGTGCCGTTAAGAAAGGCGTCTACTGGGTAGTGGATATTGATATCGCCGGGTACTTCGACAACATTCCGCATGAGAAGTTGATGAAGCTTGTGGAGCAACGAATAAGCGACAGAAGGATACTCAAACTCATACGGAAATGGCTGAAGGCAGGCTTCGTAAAAGATGATCAGTTCTACGAAACCGACCTCGGAAGCCCTCAGGGTGGCGTGATTAGTCCATTACTTGCAAACATCTATCTGAACTATCTCGACACGATTTGGGAGAACAAATTCACTGAACTTGGCACACTCGTCCGCTATGCGGACGATCTTGTTATCCTTTGCAAAACCAAGGAAGAAGCGCTGAAGTCAATCGACGTATTGAAAGCAGTATTCGGAAAAACTCGAACTACAGATGAATACGTCCAAGTCCAAACTTATTAA